Proteins co-encoded in one Hemitrygon akajei unplaced genomic scaffold, sHemAka1.3 Scf000080, whole genome shotgun sequence genomic window:
- the LOC140722563 gene encoding N-acetyllactosaminide beta-1,3-N-acetylglucosaminyltransferase 3-like — translation MSRRRRFNEKVVLSVLLTLGLFFVFWDNDQRRETDDLAETFHRKDLPKVVTADATKSVLKPKCHANRTLLHLSSFHQEKEHIKNFLMYKHCREFDMILNAPDKCGGREGSQNVFLLLVIKSHPFHPDRREMWVSEFCPRAKFIFNGDDDVFANTDNMVDYLLGMKVHQHLFVGHLVYGFGPNRQKSSKYYVPEIVTTIKSYPPYVSGAGILMSVYTAHIIYQIAQDLELYPIDDVFWGMCLAKTGLAPRSHSGFRTAGVRVPSTQDDSFNPCYYRELLLVHRFRPFELLLMWDAVHDANLKCAHAAQKSASTKRTA, via the exons ATGAGTAGACGTCGGCGATTCAATGAGAAAGTAGTGCTGAGTGTTTTGCTTACTCTGGGATTGTTCTTCGTGTTCTGGGATAATGACCAACGTCGAGAGACTGATGATCTTGCAGAAACCTTTCATCGCAAAGATCTGCCCAAGGTTGTTACTGCTGATGCAACTAAATCAGTGCTCAAGCCAAAGTGCCACGCGAACAGGACATTGTTGCACCTGTCCTCATTTCATCAAGAGAAAGAGCACATAAAAAACTTCTTGATGTATAAACACTGTCGAGAATTTGACATGATTCTAAATGCCCCAGACAAATGTGGTGGTCGAGAAGGATCTCAGAATGTCTTCCTGCTCCTGGTGATCAAATCTCACCCTTTCCACCCGGATCGGCGGGAAATG tgggtcAGTGAATTTTGCCCCAGAGCTAAATTCATCTTCAATGGAGATGATGATGTCTTTGCCAACACCGATAACATGGTTGATTACTTGCTAGGCATGAAGgttcaccaacacctgtttgtgggCCATCTCGTTTATGGGTTTGGGCCCAATCGCCAGAAGTCGAGCAAGTATTATGTGCCAGAAATAGTGACCACCATCAAGTCGTACCCACCATACGTTAGTGGAGCGGGCATACTTATGTCTGTGTATACAGCTCACATCATTTACCAGATAGCCCAAGACCTTGAACTATACCCCATTGATGATGTCTTTTGGGGGATGTGTCTGGCCAAGACTGGACTAGCCCCACGCTCCCATAGCGGATTCAGGACAGCTGGAGTCAGGGTTCCTTCAACCCAAGATGACTCTTTCAATCCTTGCTATTACCGTGAGTTGCTGCTAGTGCACCGTTTTCGGCCTTTCGAACTGCTATTGATGTGGGATGCGGTGCATGATGCCAATCTGAAATGTGCTCATGCTGCCCAGAAGTCTGCATCCACGAAAAGGACGGCATGA